One genomic region from Magallana gigas chromosome 3, xbMagGiga1.1, whole genome shotgun sequence encodes:
- the LOC105346731 gene encoding large ribosomal subunit protein uL23, with translation MAPKKKGSEKAPAAKTAAKKEGGAKKDSKAKPPKAAEKAVKAKKAVLRGVHSKRNKKFRPSVHFRRPKTLSLPRAPKYPKKSVSRVCKLDRFSIVKFPLTTESAMKKIEDNNTLVFIVDKRANKPQVKQAVKKLYDIDVAKVNTLVRPDGEKKAYVRLAPDYDALDVANKIGII, from the exons AAGCCCCAGCAGCCAAGACTGCCGCCAAGAAGGAGGGTGGAGCAAAGAAAGACTCCAAGGCAAAGCCCCCAAAGGCAGCAGAGAAGGCAGTGAAGGCCAAGAAAGCAGTGCTCCGTGGAGTCCACAGCAAGAGGAACAAGAAATTCAGGCCCTCAGTTCACTTCAGGAGACCCAAGACCCTGTCCCTCCCCAGGGCTCCAAAATACCCCAAGAAGAGCGTCTCCAGAGTGTGCAA ATTAGATCGATTTAGCATTGTGAAGTTCCCCCTAACTACAGAGTCTGCCATGAAGAAGATTGAAGACAACAACACTCTGGTGTTCATCGTGGATAAAAGGGCGAACAAACCACAGGTCAAACAGGCCGTCAAGAAGCTGTACGACATTGATGTCGCCAAGGTCAACACACTGGTCAG GCCTGATGGAGAGAAGAAGGCATATGTTAGACTGGCCCCAGATTACGATGCATTAGATGTGGCCAACAAG ATTGGTATCATCTaa